DNA from Pochonia chlamydosporia 170 chromosome Unknown PCv3seq00009, whole genome shotgun sequence:
CTAAGAATGCAAGCTGCCCCCAGACCTTGACGCTTGTAAAAAAGGCTGGCTAAACTCGAGTCGAATCTGGGGTAGTCTTGAATTGAGATGTGTATACCTTCTTGGGCCGCCATCTCACCGAATCGGGTCGTACGTTGCACAGGCTGTCCCATGGAAGGACGTGGTAGCCACCCCCCTCCCCGCTAggcatggccaaggcaggcAACGAATGCCTGATGTGATCTCCAGGAAACGATTctgattgattgactgtCTGCGGACTCTTGGGTGTGCTCCAAGTGCGTCACATTGTCGTGATTGGCGTTCAGCAGAGGGGCGCTCCAATGTTGAATCTACgccaaagagaaaaagaaaaaaaaaagggtgGGGGAGTGGAAGAGGAATGTCTGGGAATAGGTTGGCTTGCAGAAGCGTCGTCTTAGATACAAAAATGAGCAATTTCATTTAACAATGTGTTCTTTGCCGTGGGTACAAGACTACATATGTCCCATCTCATGGCTTGTCGGACACTCAGGGTGAGATTCATTCGAATACCATGTTCAgagcagcagaagaagagaggcgTCCAACCACAAGAACTATTAGAAAAGTAGCTGACAGCCtattgtattttgtctcACCCCGTGAACACACAGGCCTGGTTCAGGGAGATGACCAAGATCCCTGTGTTGTCTAAGTGACTTCAGGAGCACTGATACAGCTTTTTTCCCAATGGTGAAGTCCCATTTTGTGATTCGATTTGTTCAATTTATGTCCTGGAGCGAGATATTACCACACGACACTGTTATGTCTTTGTCATGTACATGGAGCCTGATTCGAACTCTGACCAGCGGTGACTCTGGAAAATTATGGAGGGTATGTTGGCGGCTTCAGCGCCCAATCTTTTCTGTCTGTTTTGACCGTTGCGTGAGAGAGTCGGCTTTTGTAGTGCGAACGTTTTGAGTGGCAGAGGAGGGAACAAGTCCATGCCGACAAGTCTCATTTAAAATAAGCCATCTAAAAAGAGAGACAAAAGGGATAATCcagtttgtttcttgttATGCAATTGAATCCGTTGTGCTACTCTGTAGTTGACGAAATACAGCCTTCGCATCCATTAGTCAACAAGACATTATCGTTGATATGACTGCTACCTTTGCTTGCTCGAAACAATATGACTCTAGACATGTCTTCCTTACTCTGGCTCTCTATAAAGGAACACGCCATGGCCCTAAGACTCACGAAACTCCTCGCTGTACTGATTCAAATGCCGCCTTTTAGTCAACCAAGCAAGAAGCCCGGTGCATACCAAGTCAAAACATTACCCCAGAACGACTCGGCATATTCCTCCCAGAAGCCGAAAAGCGGGAGATGTCAGTGAAAGACAACGCTGGATGGTGTTCGCTAGAGCCTACGATGGTGCGTTCTCAACTTGATTTGGCAAATTGGATGGGATTCCGCCTTTAGATGCCAAGTTTACCTCCACTTACATGCTGCCCTTCGCGGTATTAAGTGGATACAAATTAATACCCGCAGTTGGAATTGATCTCCGCAGACAATCCCGTACCTCAACTGTGTTTTGCTCCTTCTAGGGGCCATAGCGTTCTGGAACCACCATGGTCGTTGTCATTGTTCCATTAGACTACACACGCGGCAGAATTATAGGCAATTCGTATGCCTTCAGTTGGACGAGATTAACATTGTAAAGACCCCCAGTACGGCGCTACTATGATACCGAACCTTAAGCGTCCTAACGTATCGCTTTTTACGATTCATTAACCCACCAGCTTTGATGTAGGCGAATGAAAGAAAATACAGAAGCAGGACCAGGAAAAAGAAACCCTGGAGCCGATTCTTAAGCGAGTGCTGCGGTATTTTAGACGCCTTATCTAATGACCTAAACGTTTGCTTAGTTACCTTTGCTTGCAATTTTGGTCTACAAATTTTAACAGGATTCTATAATAGGCGTAGCTAGCAAGCTCAAGTGGCAAGTAAAGTTGATAATAAAACTAGTATAATAtatatctaataaagagaatagtAGTAAAGACAAAATAATCTCCTCCATTATAGTGTATTTTTTGTAGAATACCTAAGTTAATATAGTATTAGGTAACCTACTAActatgcacctacgttaACTGAAACATAACAAGGTAATGTGCCCTCTATCTCGGTGACAGTCCGGTAACCCCAAGTTGCCCGCAAAAATCGTCAAGCTTTTCTGGGAGGCTGGAAATCGCGCTAGCTGACGTTATAATGCCACGAAACTCTTGAATGGATGCTGTGAAACCCGAGTCTAGTGATTGGAAAACATTTTTGTCCGCTCTGAAAGCCCCCTCTAAGCTCTTGTAGCAAATGATACACCTTACAATCATATTAACAGTAGCATCGCGGTTAATTGCTCGGAAGTTCCGCTCCAACTCCTTTTTAGCCCCCGCTAGCAGGGTCATGAATTCCCGTGCAGTGTCCTGGacttcagcagcagcagggaTCTCCGCCAAATCTGAAAACGGATTCTCATCAGCGTCTTGGCTTGCTAATCTCTTGACCCACTGCAGAACATCAGTTCGTAATTCCAAATCATCAATTAACAGACCAAGGCCTTGACAAATGTTGATGCAGTGGAGCACATGCGGCCTAGCTACTGCTTCTATATCTGCCCCTTCGGACGCTAACCGGTAGAGCAGCTGGAAGACTTGCTTTGCGATTCTGGTTCTTTGGTTTTCATCGATATGTAACAAGGCGTAATCTAGAATCAGAGGATGAATTTGAATGCTTCTAGAGCGAGGGTTGACCCGTAGGCAAGCCGATACACTTCGTAGCTTCGATAACCATTCGGCAAAGAACTCATAGCCAGCTCCGAGAAACAGAACCTCAGGCAGATCTTGTACCGACTTCTTCAGGGACTTTCTTGGAAGCTTGAAAAAAGCATCGATGCAGTCACCATACGTCTGCAAATAAGGCAACAAATGGAATAGTTTCAAGGCCTCCCTGCCGTTGTCAACGTCATGAAGTGGTTTTATGGAGGATTCAAAAGCCTCCCATAGCGAAGATCCATCAGCTTTGAATTCGAGAAATGTCTTCCTGCGCACGAGATCATTGAAGGTGAACATATCCGAGAATACCTTGCACGGATTTTCGAAATTTGCAAAGCGGTCCATAATATAGGGAACGACAGCACTCGCCGCCATTGGGTGACCGTGCACCAGAGGAGCGAGTGATGTTAAATCCTCATGACGAAATAGGTCGCGGTATTCAGTTGGTAATAGGTTACGCTTGCTTTGGAGTATTGAAAcggtgtcgtcgtcggccaGTCTCTCCAGTGGGAGCTTGAGGATGCCTTCGACCCATTCTCCTAGGTTTGAGTCGCGGGTCGAAGCCACAATATGCCAGGCAGGCCATTCTTGAACTGTGTGAGTTGCTGACCCTCCAAAATTCTCGACATCGTCGATGATGACCAACGCgttcttgttgctgatgtCTCCTATCCATGTAAGAAAGGCGTCGGCACGCTCAGAGGGCAGACTCCGCATCCAGCGGTCCCGGTGCAACTCTGTATCCTCGCCTATTTCAGGGCCAATCTGCATCGAGATGTCCACAATGGCATCCTGAAGTGTTTTTACACCATCCGATTTTAAGTAAAACACGTCCCTGCTTTTTCTCTCCAGCCTCATTACTTGTAGTAAAAGCTCAGTTTTCCTAGTCACCGTGTCGTATTAGATGGGTTTCTGTAAGAGATGGTAAGCCACTTACCCAATGCCAGCAACTCCTTTGACGACAGTCAACCTAGGGTAATCGGCCGAGGTAGTAATGGCTGATTTGAGCTTCTGTAGCACATCTTCACGCCCGAATAATTCGCtaggttggtgatgttgatatCGGGCCGCAGAAAAGCCACTTCCTACATACCAAAacttgccttcttctcttggGTATGCATGTGCACGGAAACGTGGGTGGCCGAACATCTAAGAACGATAATCAGGTCCTTTCCTTACACTCTATAAGTTTATAGAAGTACGTTCTCGTACACGATGGCTGCATGATGGTGCTACTAAGGTCCGGGCAGTGATTTGTTTCAACACTTCGCCTAATCCCTTACAGACCGATTCAAACGGGTCACCTGCTGCGGTCTCGAACTTTGCGATGGTTTTATGGTTAGTCCCTGCTAACATTGGAGCCGGATGCTCGGTCAGGGACGCCGAAAGTTGTGATACAATCTGTTCAGTTAGGATTAGCTTAATCTTACATTACATCAGACCCAAACATGTAACCCACCAGCTTCTTTGTGCGAATAACATGTTTAACGTATGTCGTCATCTCACCCTCAGCAAAGCACCAAAATGGTGGACTAGGGTTCAGGCGAGAAAACTCCAACCGGGCCCATACGGCATCATTATTAAAAGATGATAGGGCATCAACCCACACTCTTCGAGCACCCATAACTTCCGCCGCTGCTAGCATTGTCGTCGACCAGTCCGCTGCTGTAGACCCAAAGTGCGGAGTGGCAAGGAACAACAGTCCACAATTTTCAAGAGCAATATTAGGGCAGTCATCCACCAAGGGGAGCAGAACCATCGCCTGCAGAGTCCTGTTAGCCTCGAACCGTGATACGGTAAGGTGCATGGCGACGAGGTATACCTTTCTTGCGACTATGCCTCCGAGTGAATGACATATAAATAGCAATGGACGTTTTCTTGCCTAGCAGTCTTAATTAGCGATCGTCTACGTTCATGGGCTCTACTTATTGCACCTCTTCCGAATCTCTCACTCCGCTAACGTCTCTCAGCAAAGAATGTGCACACCCTTCCATTTTCATAAGTGTTTTCGAGTCGGTCAAATCAGAATCATAACCAAAGGTCATGATTCGGCTTTCCCGAAAGAGTGGAGATAATGGCAAGAAATCTCTTGGCCACATCCTGTCCTTCCCTTTGGTCGCCCAGGTGTCGAAGGCATTACCCCCAAGTCCGTGAACAAAGCAGATACTAGAGTAGTGGTAAGTGGTCATAGCCTTCCTCAAATTGTTTTCATATGGATGCAACAGACTCTGTTTTTGCCTGGGGGTGGTCGATGAGAATAGTTACTCCCCTAAAGCCGTGCTCAATATTCCAGTCCTCCCAGGCGGAAGTCTCTTTCTTCCCAAAACGCTTGAGAGCTCTATTCTTCTCCTCATATGATGGGAATGACACTGTGCCAGCAAGATGCGCATACTGTCGGCAAAGTGTCCAATTTTTCTTCCCTTGGATGAGCAGCGGACTGTTGTCGTTGTCCTCGAGTTGCGAAGCAGGATCGCCTTCGTTGGAGGCCAGTGTGGAGGGGCTGCTATATGAGACTGGTGTAGATGTGGCTTTCGTTGGCAGTGGGTGGAACAGTTGCACAAATTGGAGGTAAACCTTTTCTGTTGTTCCGCTAGGAATGTTGGTAACCTTGATTGCTCTTTTACTTTCGACGGGCATGGCTTCAACTAGACGTCAAgtcgagaacattgaaggaggCGCCTGACAGTCCCGTGAATCCGGAGCAAACAGTCGACTTGAGTACCCGAGCGCCACCGCAAAGAACAGGAACCTTGGAACCGGCAGGTTTTTATACCCGTCCAATCACCACGACAATTAGTAAGAGAAACGGACAATGAACAACAGGCAACAGACAACGGGCTCGGTGCAAAAATGGGCTGAGGACAACCATGAGGCTGTCTTGCTGATCCTTCAAGGCACCAATGAGAAACGCAGGATATGAACGAACGACCCTTGTCAGGCAGATTTTACAACCTCTGGGCGCTTATGCATTGAGTGTTTACGGACTGGACGGGCCAAGGTTTCTTCTTATTGGTCGTTGATGGCCTTCTCTCATGTCTCAACGAGCCCACGTCTGTCACTGAGGAGACAACATGTCCAGCCTTGACAATTATTGCTTTTTGTGAAGCGTCAACCTCGCTCAAGCCTGGTAAACATCTAATACTAATGGCCACCGAACAGAGGAACGCAGACATCCTGCGATTATACCGTTTGCTGCTTTACTTTCCTTGCAGCAAGTTTCCCGTCGACCTCTTTGTGCGAGCATGCCAACCCAAATTCGCTTGGTGCCCGACTGGGGAGGTCATCCTAAAGAGCCCCGAGGAAGACGCCGTGCCCACGTGGCTCCTGAGCGTCTATAATACCAATACAGCATTTTTCCATGGCCATTCTACTAGTTTACTCGGAAATTTAATTCGTCGTACGCAGGATAGGGGAATTTGGCATCTCGAGCGAGTTGTCGCTTTCAATTCTGGCGTTCCTCTAATAGAGAGGCTCAAAgtggaagatgacgaggccATGATCAGAGATTGGGTTTCGGTCCTCATCCATGCGTTCCCTTCTCATAACATGGAGATCATTGGAGAAGAACTGGTGTCTCGACTAGTAAGCTTTGCGATAGAATCAGTTCTGCCACTGCTCTCAACCTTGTCCGACCTCCAGCTGAAAAACTCTGTCCTGCCAGAACTTCAAGGGAAGTAAGTTGCTCATCAGTTAGATTAAAGTACCGCCCTTCTCTGACCTAATTTTTCCAGGAAGATTCCATTTTTGTTCTCTATTTTCGAATTTCTTTACCAGTCTTTTAGTTTTCTTGGATATCGCCATCCTTCTATTCCTGCCTACCTCCCAAAGCGACTGGTAACTCTCGCTGGGTCGGATATACCCGATGATTGCAAGGTCTACTGCAAAACACTAATTGAGGTCCTGGAAATTACTGCACAACCGTGCCCGGCCGTATCATCTTTTGATTTTTTGTCACAAGGCATAGATCCATTGGATGAAAGAAATAACGCGACCGTGGGAGGGGTGCTAAACCTTATGACCTCCGCCGGGTCACCACTCGCCGGCCGTAGTTCAACGGTTCTTATGGATGCTCTCGGGAATGCAGCCTCACGGTGGCGACCGCTGTCTCAGGAATCCATTTCTACGATGGAATACCTCGTTTCCCTTAGCTTGGGTAAAAGTCCGCCATCGGTTCCTCCCAGATTGACTGCGATAAACGCTGCTGACGTGGGTGCTTTGAGTGGACTCCTGCTTGCGAGATCGCGGCGTTATAATGACGCGACAAAGGTACTGGAGAAAGCCGCAAAAGATGTCCAATTAGACTACGGTATTACTTCGATGCAATATGGTATCGTCGTCGCTGAGATGGCGAATTGCTACAATATGCTTCGGAAAGAGAGTCTGGCAGAGACATGGGTCAGGGCAACTCTGGAGGCTTCGACGCCCTCTGGGGAATTCTTGGACCGTCCAGACCAGTTCTACCTACTGCTCGCCTTGGCTGACTCATTCATAGGGAGAGGCAAGTATCATGAGGCACTGCCTTTGCTTCAAGGTCTGTTGGAAAACCCTCATGCCTCTGATACCATTCGCATGATCAGCGCATTGCGTCTTGCGAAAAGCCATCGGAGGGTTCATCAAGATGCAATGGCATTTGAACCAAATAAGCCCTTAACAGTCGTCCTTCCTCTATTCAACAGAGTTCCAGACCAACTTCAAATGGAGTATCTCGAAGAGTTGGCTTGCAACCTCTCCGCTCAGAGTGGGATTTCGACAAAGATGTCTCGAAATTCGCAAGAGACTATTCAGCTTGTCAACAGAATGCTTAAAGATCACCTAGCCCAGTCGACTACCGAAAGCCCAGGGCTTTTATGGTACAGGCAGGCTCGACAACAGTCTCTTGACGACCCCATTGAGTCTAGGATGATGGCTCTGACCAAACCCGCCGACGAACTGGAGGCTGCTGAAAGATCCCGACAGAAGTCCGCGCCAGAAACCGTTAGTATACACAAGTCGACGGTCTCATCTCAACAGCTCAGCATACCTGTCATGCATGTTGGCTTTCAACAACAAAGGGGTCTCCTCTCTCAAGAGGCAAAAGAGCGATCTCGTGCCATTGACAGTACAATTGCACAAGAGAGGAGACTCCGAAGGGGTGATTACAACGTTCTGGTAATGGGATCTAGGTCCAGGTCTGAGGTTGTGAATCGATTGAAAATCGTCGACGGGGGCGACTTCTCGAATGACGAGCTGGAAAACTACCGTTCTGACGTGTTTAGCACTATCGTCAATAGAGCGAAGAGCATAGTTCGTGCTCTGGAACTATTGGATATCGCTCCTGTCAGTGTGACAAATCAGAAGTACATTGAACTCATAGCTGAGTACAGGCTGGATCTCAATATTGCGCTGCCGCTGAGCCAAGACTTTTGTGATGCACTGTGCGCTGTTTGGTCCGATGGATGTATAGAAAACCTCAAGACGCGACAGACTGATCTGGACCTTGGGGACACTCTTGGAGACACCACAGAATAGTACGTCTCAACATCCTTTCTCTGATTTGGATTCTTCTTACCAGCCGTAGCCTTTTCAGTGCGATCCACCGAATTTCGTCCGCTGGTTATCTCCCAAACGAAATGGATGTGTCACTTGTCAGAGCAAGTACAAACAGGGGTATATCCGaaacttggcttcaacaTCGTAGTCTTCGGGTAAAGTTAATTGATATTGGTAACCAAATCAGTCAAATGGAAAAATGGCTACACCAATTTGACACAATTCCTCTTATTCTCTTTGTTGTGGATCTGGACACATACGATGAGCTAGAGACATCTTTGCGGCTGTTTGACTCAATTGTTAACTCCCGTTGGTTAATGAGATCGTCTGTGACTTTGTTCTTGAACAAAACGGACATTTTGAAACAAAACCTGAAAACCTCACCCCTTGAGATATATTTTACGGACTATAGGGACAATACCGGTGGCGACGATTTTAAGAGCGCAAAGAAGTACATTGAAAAGCGCTTCCTGGAGGCCAATCGAGCCAACCATGACATGTATATACATGTTGTTCAAGACAGAGACTTTTCAAACCTTCAGGCTTTGTTTAAAATGGTTTCCCATCAAATAATACAGCAGAATCTGGAAACTGGTCAGATTTAACGTACATAAATGCACGATATCATAAATAACATCTAGCTGGGAGCAATACGAGCATTATATTGAAGAAATGAGGCTTGCTTTCTCCTATCTAGATATGCGAGACGCTAGCGATACGTAAGCGAATTGCTTCTGCACCTACACCTAGATAGTGGTGATTCCATCACGCTCCTTACAGATAGGGCAATCACCAATTATTCAATTCTCCCTCTCGGTCTAACCAAATGCTTATGTGCACTTATTATTCGTCTCACAAATAGACAGGACCTTTAATCTCGAAAGATTCCACAGCAGACTTGTACTCTTCTTTTGTACTCATATTTGCCCCCCATATTGTTACCTAATGTAGCCTCCGCCTCACAACCCCATGTTTGCAAACTTTGTACGCCTCGTTCGCGTCGGTGTGCTGGTTTCCGCTTCCCAAGTTACCTATGCAAACACCCGGCTAACGGTAAACTCACTAGACGCCACGCCAGCTCTCGGTTCCTTGTCCTCCAAAAATAAACACCACAACCTCTGTTTCTAGAGGCACACTCCTCTACTCATAGACGAATAGCAAccccagagaagagcctGACGGAATCCAGATTTGTCATGCGGCTATGGTCGTATGTAAATGTTGTTACTGTAATTCTGATATATATGTAGGTGAAATAGAAAATATAGATAACCTCCATGGTCGAGCCGCTGGCAGATATCTGAGCTTCTGTCTGTCATACAAGCGTGGTATTTAACGCCTTTCCTTCTAGCTAGTTCGCCTAATTTCCCACCGTTTAGCCTTAAGACAGaatttg
Protein-coding regions in this window:
- a CDS encoding AAA ATPase domain-containing protein is translated as MPVESKRAIKVTNIPSGTTEKVYLQFVQLFHPLPTKATSTPVSYSSPSTLASNEGDPASQLEDNDNSPLLIQGKKNWTLCRQYAHLAGTVSFPSYEEKNRALKRFGKKETSAWEDWNIEHGFRGVTILIDHPQAKTDICFVHGLGGNAFDTWATKGKDRMWPRDFLPLSPLFRESRIMTFGYDSDLTDSKTLMKMEGCAHSLLRDVSGARKRPLLFICHSLGGIVARKAMVLLPLVDDCPNIALENCGLLFLATPHFGSTAADWSTTMLAAAEVMGARRVWVDALSSFNNDAVWARLEFSRLNPSPPFWCFAEGEMTTYVKHVIRTKKLIVSQLSASLTEHPAPMLAGTNHKTIAKFETAAGDPFESVCKGLGEVLKQITARTLVAPSCSHRMFGHPRFRAHAYPREEGKFWYVGSGFSAARYQHHQPSELFGREDVLQKLKSAITTSADYPRLTVVKGVAGIGKTELLLQVMRLERKSRDVFYLKSDGVKTLQDAIVDISMQIGPEIGEDTELHRDRWMRSLPSERADAFLTWIGDISNKNALVIIDDVENFGGSATHTVQEWPAWHIVASTRDSNLGEWVEGILKLPLERLADDDTVSILQSKRNLLPTEYRDLFRHEDLTSLAPLVHGHPMAASAVVPYIMDRFANFENPCKVFSDMFTFNDLVRRKTFLEFKADGSSLWEAFESSIKPLHDVDNGREALKLFHLLPYLQTYGDCIDAFFKLPRKSLKKSVQDLPEVLFLGAGYEFFAEWLSKLRSVSACLRVNPRSRSIQIHPLILDYALLHIDENQRTRIAKQVFQLLYRLASEGADIEAVARPHVLHCINICQGLGLLIDDLELRTDVLQWVKRLASQDADENPFSDLAEIPAAAEVQDTAREFMTLLAGAKKELERNFRAINRDATVNMIVRCIICYKSLEGAFRADKNVFQSLDSGFTASIQEFRGIITSASAISSLPEKLDDFCGQLGVTGLSPR
- a CDS encoding guanine nucleotide-binding protein alpha-3 subunit (similar to Colletotrichum fioriniae PJ7 XP_007599882.1), with product MATEQRNADILRLYRLLLYFPCSKFPVDLFVRACQPKFAWCPTGEVILKSPEEDAVPTWLLSVYNTNTAFFHGHSTSLLGNLIRRTQDRGIWHLERVVAFNSGVPLIERLKVEDDEAMIRDWVSVLIHAFPSHNMEIIGEELVSRLVSFAIESVLPLLSTLSDLQLKNSVLPELQGKKIPFLFSIFEFLYQSFSFLGYRHPSIPAYLPKRLVTLAGSDIPDDCKVYCKTLIEVLEITAQPCPAVSSFDFLSQGIDPLDERNNATVGGVLNLMTSAGSPLAGRSSTVLMDALGNAASRWRPLSQESISTMEYLVSLSLGKSPPSVPPRLTAINAADVGALSGLLLARSRRYNDATKVLEKAAKDVQLDYGITSMQYGIVVAEMANCYNMLRKESLAETWVRATLEASTPSGEFLDRPDQFYLLLALADSFIGRGKYHEALPLLQGLLENPHASDTIRMISALRLAKSHRRVHQDAMAFEPNKPLTVVLPLFNRVPDQLQMEYLEELACNLSAQSGISTKMSRNSQETIQLVNRMLKDHLAQSTTESPGLLWYRQARQQSLDDPIESRMMALTKPADELEAAERSRQKSAPETVSIHKSTVSSQQLSIPVMHVGFQQQRGLLSQEAKERSRAIDSTIAQERRLRRGDYNVLVMGSRSRSEVVNRLKIVDGGDFSNDELENYRSDVFSTIVNRAKSIVRALELLDIAPVSVTNQKYIELIAEYRLDLNIALPLSQDFCDALCAVWSDGCIENLKTRQTDLDLGDTLGDTTEYLFSAIHRISSAGYLPNEMDVSLVRASTNRGISETWLQHRSLRVKLIDIGNQISQMEKWLHQFDTIPLILFVVDLDTYDELETSLRLFDSIVNSRWLMRSSVTLFLNKTDILKQNLKTSPLEIYFTDYRDNTGGDDFKSAKKYIEKRFLEANRANHDMYIHVVQDRDFSNLQALFKMVSHQIIQQNLETGQI